The following proteins are encoded in a genomic region of Paralichthys olivaceus isolate ysfri-2021 chromosome 23, ASM2471397v2, whole genome shotgun sequence:
- the tfec gene encoding transcription factor EC isoform X11 — protein MTLGSKLASSAGQGHAISHPHAPGQPLATMPIMRNGNMPSVSDGSNPTSPVTLLTMASHDSEFPMGEVIDDLISLESGFNDGGLDCMESSILMQNNVSLSSSMLDVYGGEPGMNLPNGGMSPTSNPTKLTVKREYTEHDTRVMAKERQKKDNHNLIERRRRYNINYRIKELGTLIPKSNDPDMRWNKGTILKASVEYIRWLQKEQQHARELESRQKKMEQANRRLLLRIQELEIQARAHGLPNMTTSLGTVELSSHLLKQQQQQASPQAQQPQQPQQPQQPTLYQEDPNSDYLQRIAVVPSIPTASGPQDPAGADGCTTFSDPLSHFTDFFSATLKEEHRLDEIIMDNLLSPFGSDPLLSAGSPGAESKDSSRRSSFSSAGGDDL, from the exons ATGACGCTGGGCTCCAAGCTTGCCTCGTCGGCCGGGCAGGGCCACGCCATCTCTCACCCGCACGCCCCCGGCCAGCCGCTGGCCACCATGCCGATCATGAGGAACGGGAACATGCCCTCGGTCAGCGACGGCAGCAACCCCACCAGCCCCGTCACCCTACTCACTATGGCCAGTCACGACAGCGAG tttccaATGGGTGAAGTTATTGATGACCTAATTAGTCTTGAATCCGGTTTCAATGATGGGGGCTTGGATTGCATGGAGTCTAGCATCCTAATGCAAAACAAT GTGTCCCTCAGTAGCAGCATGCTGGACGTCTATGGGGGTGAACCAGGTATGAACCTCCCTAATGGTGGAATGAGCCCCACATCTAACCCCACAAAGCTCACTGTTAAAAGGGAATACACAG aacACGACACAAGGGTGATGGCCAAAGAGCGACAGAAGAAAGACAACCACAATTTGA TTGAAAGAAGACGAAGATACAACATCAACTACAGGATTAAGGAGTTGGGGACCCTCATTCCCAAGTCAAACGACCC GGACATGCGCTGGAACAAAGGCACCATCCTGAAAGCCTCGGTGGAGTACATAAGGTGGCTgcagaaggagcagcagcatgCCAGGGAGCTGGAGAGCCGGCAGAAGAAGATGGAGCAGGCCaacaggaggctgctgctgaggatccag GAGCTTGAGATCCAGGCGCGAGCACACGGTCTCCCAAACATGACCACATCCTTGGGGACAGTCGAactctcctcccacctcctaaaacaacaacagcagcaggcgTCCCCCCAGGCCCAGCAGCCCCAGCAACCTCAGCAGCCCCAACAGCCCACACTCTACCAGGAGGACCCCAACAGCGACTACCTCCAGAGGATAGCCGTAGTGCCCTCCATCCCCACCGCCAGCGGCCCACAGGACCCCGCCGGTGCCGACGGGTGCACAACGTTCTCCGACCCGCTGTCACACTTCACAGACTTCTTCAGCGCCACACTCAAGGAGGAGCACCGGCTGGACGAGATCATCATGGACAACCTGCTGTCGCCGTTCGGCAGCGACCCGCTCCTGTCGGCCGGCTCGCCCGGAGCTGAGTCAAAGGACAGTAGTCGCAGGAGCAGCTTCAGCTCTGCCGGAGGAGACGACCTATAA
- the tfec gene encoding transcription factor EC isoform X12, which yields MTLGSKLASSAGQGHAISHPHAPGQPLATMPIMRNGNMPSVSDGSNPTSPVTLLTMASHDSEFPMGEVIDDLISLESGFNDGGLDCMESSILMQNNVSLSSSMLDVYGGEPEHDTRVMAKERQKKDNHNLIERRRRYNINYRIKELGTLIPKSNDPDMRWNKGTILKASVEYIRWLQKEQQHARELESRQKKMEQANRRLLLRIQELEIQARAHGLPNMTTSLGTVELSSHLLKQQQQQASPQAQQPQQPQQPQQPTLYQEDPNSDYLQRIAVVPSIPTASGPQDPAGADGCTTFSDPLSHFTDFFSATLKEEHRLDEIIMDNLLSPFGSDPLLSAGSPGAESKDSSRRSSFSSAGGDDL from the exons ATGACGCTGGGCTCCAAGCTTGCCTCGTCGGCCGGGCAGGGCCACGCCATCTCTCACCCGCACGCCCCCGGCCAGCCGCTGGCCACCATGCCGATCATGAGGAACGGGAACATGCCCTCGGTCAGCGACGGCAGCAACCCCACCAGCCCCGTCACCCTACTCACTATGGCCAGTCACGACAGCGAG tttccaATGGGTGAAGTTATTGATGACCTAATTAGTCTTGAATCCGGTTTCAATGATGGGGGCTTGGATTGCATGGAGTCTAGCATCCTAATGCAAAACAAT GTGTCCCTCAGTAGCAGCATGCTGGACGTCTATGGGGGTGAACCAG aacACGACACAAGGGTGATGGCCAAAGAGCGACAGAAGAAAGACAACCACAATTTGA TTGAAAGAAGACGAAGATACAACATCAACTACAGGATTAAGGAGTTGGGGACCCTCATTCCCAAGTCAAACGACCC GGACATGCGCTGGAACAAAGGCACCATCCTGAAAGCCTCGGTGGAGTACATAAGGTGGCTgcagaaggagcagcagcatgCCAGGGAGCTGGAGAGCCGGCAGAAGAAGATGGAGCAGGCCaacaggaggctgctgctgaggatccag GAGCTTGAGATCCAGGCGCGAGCACACGGTCTCCCAAACATGACCACATCCTTGGGGACAGTCGAactctcctcccacctcctaaaacaacaacagcagcaggcgTCCCCCCAGGCCCAGCAGCCCCAGCAACCTCAGCAGCCCCAACAGCCCACACTCTACCAGGAGGACCCCAACAGCGACTACCTCCAGAGGATAGCCGTAGTGCCCTCCATCCCCACCGCCAGCGGCCCACAGGACCCCGCCGGTGCCGACGGGTGCACAACGTTCTCCGACCCGCTGTCACACTTCACAGACTTCTTCAGCGCCACACTCAAGGAGGAGCACCGGCTGGACGAGATCATCATGGACAACCTGCTGTCGCCGTTCGGCAGCGACCCGCTCCTGTCGGCCGGCTCGCCCGGAGCTGAGTCAAAGGACAGTAGTCGCAGGAGCAGCTTCAGCTCTGCCGGAGGAGACGACCTATAA